In one Mycobacteroides chelonae genomic region, the following are encoded:
- a CDS encoding non-ribosomal peptide synthetase → MSGEQLSALDRRRELLRKRLAESGIAAQAATDAAPRVQAGERRELAPGQRRMWFLQVKDEADTTLNVGVAHRMRGSLDETRLRGAFAAIIRRHDILRTTYGVDAAGEPYQVFTEDVELPWTTIDLGNLEDSAREREFRALAERELGRPFDLTVDPPLRITLLRMDAQEFVLLLVVHHIGFDDNSWEVFFTELSDYYNSRPVEGDAPQFMVVGAVESQTSDVGIDYWRQSLTPLPDSLDLPGSSSSNPTSRRARRRAIPLSSDTAGRMEEFARAHSATPFMVLLAAFGTLVHRYTGATDFLVAIPVVERKANAEKAIGYFGNTVLLRAAVDPSMGFAAYVAAVREACLGAFGHQSIGIDEVVREVNPSRSTGRDGLDDLVRLGFSMRKDPNGYRLAGVETSRIDLDGGAAQVPLALAIAADSSGTMVEIEYQTDALPQWLVDQLLAHYRRLLEDGLARPGEPLARLDPFGDEERSVVLAQSRGALSDVPRTTLVNVLQEAARTTPDALAVVSDELELTYEALHRRANRVARWLIGQGVGTEDVIALQMSTSVEFIVAMFAVLKSGAAYMPIDPALPEDRIEYLTADANPRIVWGKSEFRVAEERAANLSDTEVADTDRLRPLLPESLAYVIYTSGSTGRPKGVAVAHEAIAEHVVSFMVDWSMTAEDRMLQSTSVSFDASLADILCPLSLGAQLVLPKPNPFSDIGYVIDLVRRRGVTVLHMVPSLLNSVMLLPEARELRGLRHIPVGGEALPGEVADKFAVMFDAELRNHYGPTEAVVCSTYMPVDGPQGNSIVPIGHPNRNVYAYVLDEALQLVPAGVVGELYLGGVQLARGYRGRPVLTAERFVADPFSSGGRLYRTGDLVRRNVSGELEFVGRADEQVKVRGFRIELGEVEGVIGADPRVGRCVVTVVEDAQVGPMLAAYVVPASDGPAGEIDLEELRARAQETLPAYMVPSAFAVIPEIPLTTSGKLDKRALPAPETMAERVFLAPATPTERRMCAIFSHLFGREQISADDSFFELGGHSLLAARLVAQIRAQFGIDLTVRTVFDSPTPAGLAGELVTYFREEFEIELDELDLDDSDEMEVAPQDGRPDLVQAVRPERLPLSSSQLSMWFECQMEGVTDIGNMWLALRFDGPLQTPALIAALNDVVARHEMLRTNFAIHEGGPYQIVHPSRELSVPILRTDPDNLTDTLDELRHHIFGLESEPLFRPSIVELSAEQHVLALAVHHLVVDHVSFTVIVDDLVAAYRARAAGQAPQWDPQPVQYADYVLWQRDAFGAESEFGQAEVTYWRELLAGIPVEIAVAHDRARPQILGKRGEVEKFTVAPERRQALTRMAELHGVTEFMVYQAALAATLHRLGGGTDIVIGSPVAARVHPDVANLVGLFANMVALRNDLSEDPTLGEVLQRSRDATLNAHAHQELPIEKLVEAINPPRSLSWNPLFQTMVNFRGADWGTEARDLTGSGETSLVPLPMEVDVSYLDLNFALNVTPSGGLDVSVVANADLYDPETTRLIARALDAAFDAFATDQDVRVSEVVLLPADVLERLLAAPAAAHERAAAPVSEGSEETKLALIGILEELLEISDIDPEDNFFALGGDSVISIQWSTRAAERGLAMTPQMVFECATISQLAGAVDAADNVAAETNSNSETEVEHSAPMSASGLSAEALAELTASWQAQS, encoded by the coding sequence ATGAGCGGCGAGCAGCTGTCCGCACTGGACCGCCGACGGGAGCTGCTGCGTAAACGGCTCGCCGAAAGCGGTATTGCGGCGCAAGCCGCCACCGATGCGGCACCGCGGGTCCAGGCGGGCGAGCGGCGCGAACTCGCGCCAGGGCAGCGGCGCATGTGGTTCCTGCAGGTCAAGGATGAGGCTGACACGACGCTGAATGTCGGTGTTGCGCATCGGATGCGCGGTTCTCTCGATGAGACTAGGTTGCGCGGCGCCTTCGCGGCGATCATCCGGCGCCACGACATTTTGCGCACTACGTATGGTGTTGACGCCGCCGGAGAGCCGTATCAGGTCTTCACCGAAGATGTCGAACTTCCCTGGACCACTATAGATTTAGGGAATCTTGAGGACAGTGCTCGGGAGCGGGAATTTCGGGCGCTGGCCGAGCGTGAGCTTGGCCGCCCGTTCGACCTGACCGTCGACCCGCCGCTACGGATCACGCTACTCCGCATGGATGCACAGGAGTTCGTGCTGCTGTTGGTGGTGCACCACATCGGCTTCGACGACAATTCCTGGGAGGTGTTCTTCACCGAGCTGAGCGACTACTACAACTCCCGCCCAGTTGAGGGCGATGCCCCTCAATTCATGGTGGTGGGTGCGGTCGAGTCCCAGACGTCGGATGTCGGCATCGACTACTGGCGTCAGTCGCTGACGCCCCTTCCGGATTCCCTGGACCTTCCGGGCTCCTCGTCGTCAAACCCGACCTCCCGAAGGGCGCGGCGGCGAGCAATCCCGTTGTCTTCCGACACCGCCGGGCGGATGGAGGAGTTCGCCCGCGCCCACTCGGCGACGCCGTTCATGGTCCTGTTGGCGGCCTTCGGAACGCTTGTTCATCGGTACACCGGGGCAACTGACTTCTTGGTCGCCATTCCCGTAGTGGAGCGCAAGGCCAACGCGGAAAAGGCAATTGGCTATTTTGGCAACACTGTGCTGCTGCGGGCTGCCGTGGATCCGAGTATGGGTTTCGCCGCGTACGTAGCCGCAGTGCGTGAGGCGTGCCTGGGAGCGTTTGGCCACCAGAGCATTGGGATCGACGAGGTGGTGCGCGAGGTCAATCCGAGTCGTTCCACCGGCCGTGACGGGCTGGATGATCTGGTGCGGCTCGGTTTCAGTATGCGTAAGGATCCCAACGGATACCGATTGGCCGGCGTGGAGACCAGCAGAATTGATCTCGACGGAGGTGCCGCGCAAGTGCCGCTCGCACTGGCGATCGCGGCGGATTCGTCGGGCACCATGGTGGAGATCGAGTATCAGACTGATGCGCTGCCGCAGTGGCTTGTGGATCAGCTCCTCGCACACTATCGGCGGCTGCTTGAGGATGGTCTAGCCCGCCCCGGGGAGCCACTCGCACGGCTGGATCCCTTTGGCGACGAAGAGCGTTCGGTGGTGCTGGCGCAGTCACGCGGAGCGCTGTCCGATGTCCCGCGCACGACGCTCGTGAACGTTCTTCAAGAAGCGGCTCGGACAACACCGGATGCCTTAGCTGTGGTGTCTGATGAGTTGGAACTCACCTACGAGGCACTGCATCGTCGCGCGAATCGCGTCGCGCGATGGCTTATCGGCCAAGGGGTTGGTACGGAGGATGTGATTGCCCTCCAGATGTCGACGTCGGTCGAGTTCATCGTCGCGATGTTCGCGGTCCTCAAGTCGGGCGCGGCCTACATGCCCATCGATCCCGCGCTTCCCGAGGATCGGATCGAGTACCTGACCGCCGATGCGAATCCCCGGATTGTATGGGGTAAAAGCGAGTTTCGGGTCGCAGAGGAAAGGGCCGCCAATCTCTCCGACACCGAAGTCGCCGACACGGACCGGCTGCGCCCGTTGCTGCCCGAGAGCCTGGCCTATGTGATCTACACGTCCGGGTCCACCGGACGGCCCAAGGGGGTTGCCGTCGCACATGAGGCGATCGCTGAGCATGTGGTGTCCTTCATGGTCGACTGGAGTATGACTGCTGAGGATCGGATGCTGCAGTCGACCTCGGTCAGTTTCGATGCCTCGTTGGCCGACATCCTGTGCCCCTTGTCCTTGGGAGCGCAGCTTGTCCTTCCCAAACCGAATCCATTCTCCGACATCGGGTATGTGATCGACCTGGTCCGTCGTCGAGGCGTGACGGTGCTACACATGGTGCCGTCCCTGCTCAATTCGGTGATGTTGTTGCCGGAGGCTCGTGAGCTGCGCGGGCTGAGGCACATTCCGGTTGGTGGTGAAGCGCTTCCGGGTGAGGTGGCGGACAAGTTCGCCGTCATGTTCGACGCTGAGCTGAGGAATCATTACGGGCCTACCGAGGCAGTGGTGTGTTCGACATACATGCCTGTTGATGGTCCCCAAGGCAATTCGATCGTGCCGATAGGCCATCCCAATCGCAATGTGTACGCATACGTGTTGGATGAGGCGCTCCAGCTGGTGCCCGCAGGCGTTGTCGGTGAGTTGTATCTCGGAGGTGTGCAGCTGGCACGGGGTTATCGTGGCAGGCCCGTGCTCACTGCGGAAAGGTTCGTGGCCGACCCGTTCAGTTCCGGGGGTCGGCTGTACCGCACCGGTGACCTGGTGCGGCGCAACGTATCTGGTGAGCTTGAGTTCGTGGGCCGCGCTGACGAGCAAGTCAAGGTGCGGGGATTCCGCATTGAGCTCGGCGAGGTGGAGGGTGTCATCGGCGCTGATCCGCGGGTCGGTCGCTGTGTGGTGACGGTGGTGGAGGATGCGCAGGTGGGGCCGATGCTGGCCGCCTATGTCGTGCCCGCGTCCGATGGTCCCGCCGGGGAAATCGACCTGGAGGAATTGCGCGCCCGGGCTCAGGAAACGTTGCCGGCTTACATGGTGCCGAGCGCATTCGCAGTCATTCCCGAGATTCCCCTGACCACCAGCGGCAAGCTTGATAAGCGGGCGCTACCCGCCCCAGAAACGATGGCGGAGAGGGTGTTTCTGGCTCCTGCCACCCCTACTGAACGCCGGATGTGTGCGATCTTCTCGCATCTGTTCGGGCGGGAGCAGATCAGCGCCGATGACTCCTTCTTCGAGCTGGGCGGTCACTCGCTGTTGGCTGCGCGCCTCGTCGCGCAGATCCGTGCTCAGTTCGGCATCGACCTGACCGTGCGCACGGTCTTCGACAGCCCTACTCCGGCGGGGCTCGCTGGCGAGCTCGTTACGTACTTCCGCGAGGAGTTCGAGATCGAGCTCGACGAGCTGGATCTCGATGACTCTGACGAGATGGAGGTCGCTCCCCAGGACGGTCGTCCGGATCTCGTCCAAGCTGTCCGCCCGGAACGTCTCCCGCTGTCCTCGTCCCAGCTGTCGATGTGGTTCGAGTGTCAGATGGAGGGTGTTACCGATATCGGCAACATGTGGCTGGCATTGCGCTTCGACGGTCCCTTGCAGACACCGGCCCTGATCGCCGCCCTCAACGACGTGGTTGCCCGGCACGAGATGCTACGCACCAATTTTGCGATTCATGAGGGTGGGCCGTATCAGATCGTGCATCCGTCGCGAGAGCTGTCGGTTCCGATCCTCCGGACGGATCCGGACAACCTTACGGACACCCTGGACGAGCTGCGACACCATATTTTCGGGCTGGAATCCGAGCCGCTGTTTCGTCCTTCGATTGTGGAGCTGAGTGCCGAGCAGCACGTGCTTGCCCTGGCGGTGCATCACCTGGTGGTGGACCATGTCTCATTCACCGTGATCGTCGATGATCTTGTGGCCGCATACCGTGCCCGAGCGGCGGGCCAGGCACCACAGTGGGATCCCCAACCGGTGCAATACGCGGACTATGTCCTGTGGCAGCGCGATGCGTTCGGTGCCGAGAGCGAGTTCGGTCAGGCCGAGGTCACTTACTGGCGCGAGCTGCTGGCTGGGATACCCGTCGAGATCGCGGTGGCACATGATCGTGCGCGGCCGCAGATTCTCGGAAAACGTGGTGAGGTTGAAAAGTTCACCGTCGCGCCCGAGCGTAGGCAGGCACTGACTCGGATGGCCGAGCTGCATGGTGTCACCGAGTTCATGGTCTACCAGGCGGCATTGGCCGCCACCCTGCATCGCCTCGGTGGTGGTACGGACATCGTGATCGGTAGCCCGGTTGCGGCCCGGGTGCACCCCGATGTCGCGAATCTTGTGGGCTTGTTCGCCAATATGGTGGCGCTGCGAAACGATTTGTCCGAGGACCCGACACTGGGCGAGGTATTGCAGCGAAGCCGTGATGCCACCCTCAACGCGCATGCACACCAGGAACTGCCCATCGAGAAACTGGTAGAGGCCATCAATCCACCGCGTTCCCTGTCTTGGAATCCCTTGTTCCAGACCATGGTGAATTTCCGTGGTGCGGATTGGGGTACGGAGGCGCGAGATCTGACAGGTTCTGGCGAGACCTCATTGGTACCACTGCCCATGGAGGTGGACGTCTCCTATCTGGATCTGAACTTCGCGCTGAACGTCACCCCGTCGGGCGGGCTCGACGTTTCGGTGGTGGCCAACGCAGATCTGTACGACCCCGAGACGACGAGACTGATCGCGCGGGCGCTGGACGCGGCGTTCGATGCGTTCGCCACGGATCAGGACGTACGTGTTTCTGAGGTTGTGCTGCTGCCTGCCGATGTGCTGGAACGACTGCTAGCGGCGCCTGCCGCCGCGCACGAACGTGCCGCGGCACCGGTGAGTGAGGGGTCCGAGGAGACCAAACTCGCGCTTATCGGCATCCTGGAAGAGCTGCTGGAGATTAGTGATATCGACCCGGAGGACAACTTCTTCGCCCTTGGTGGAGACAGTGTCATCTCCATCCAATGGTCGACGCGTGCCGCTGAACGTGGGTTGGCGATGACTCCGCAAATGGTGTTCGAATGTGCGACCATCTCTCAACTCGCGGGTGCCGTCGACGCTGCTGACAATGTTGCGGCAGAAACGAATTCGAATTCCGAAACCGAAGTGGAGCACAGTGCTCCGATGAGTGCCTCTGGTCTGAGCGCCGAAGCGCTCGCTGAGCTCACCGCATCCTGGCAGGCGCAGTCGTGA
- a CDS encoding non-ribosomal peptide synthetase: MTGTDQQPQIEDVLALSPLQEGFFALSQLADESVDLYSMQFVADIEGELDVDLLHRSAQALLTRHPNLRAAFWDRGLPKPVQIVPSHADIPWEEREARTTDFDDIALAERRRPFDLGKGPAIRILLLTVPGGVHRRMIVTTHHILMDGWAIAIFFSELLAAYQAAGSVDGLPTVRPYRDYIAWLNAQDTTAATERWTRYLGTVSGPLMLADGVVAAHESVPEKSQFLLTPAETARLRQWSAANGLTLNTVTAFAWALVLGRLTDRTDVVFGTIVSGRPKELPDVERMVGLFINSVPMVHHIDYSMSVIEQCAQLQREAAAMRDIGYLSLSALQRSEGSAALFDTLFVFENAPIGDAVQEVEMADGARFRPVEMESLAHYPLTVVSHMLGESLLVMIEAIPEALQYFSGASVGERLVSVLRQLPDIGDATPGAIDVLTSGERVEIAVTASAADASVDSVWKLFERQVMSQPDAVALTTGAKESYTYAQLHAAACRLANELVEHGVGSEMTVALALPRSVESIIAILGVLAAGAAYVPIDMGLPAARIESILRQSDPKLVITITEHGDLVGAQHRTVVLGDPATAERISHQPAEAPAISRHPDQSAYLIFTSGSTGEPKGVIGTHGALMNYAADHRDRVYRPATARLGRKLRIAHAWSLSFDASWQPMIGLLDGHSVHLFDAEAMRDAHRLVQGIVEHGIDMIDTTPSMLAQLSAAGLLDRELPVLALGGEAIEAALWNRLSALTETAVYNCYGPTETTVEAVVAGVKDYPAPTIGTPNQGMAGYVLDSRLRPVPDGAVGELYLAGAQLARGYAGKPAVTASAFVADPQRPGQRMYRTGDLVRRLPHGGFAYLGRADSQVKIRGYRVEVGEIESALRLQPGVQTAAVAVVRRAGGASLVGFIVPQQELAQFDTTRTAMRLADRLPSYMMPSRLVVLERLPVTVNGKLDGDVLERLALDALSGGGSGGDGAQPATTTECALCDCCAELFDGTAPGIDEDFFSLGVDSIVAISLVNKARKRDLMITPRMVLAAPTIRQLAALIDERADRSNRSEGIDSLAGEPDYGEVPPLPVVSWMYESETYRRLSLSVLVRLPEGIDSRRIEQMLQLLLDGFAMLRSTLVDTPDGPRVVTREAGTVRAESVLSRVELPVGEAAHAAITAAARDAFDALDPRSGAMVRATWLADAESGDALLLTVHHLAMDVVSWHIVLGYLADAWHAVASGGVPKAPMEFTSYRRWSQLMQQRAPSEDVSRQRDYWITQISGADPELGSRHADPARDTWGTLQTTSVPTPVDTTARLLASLNKPEGVYGFLLAALAVTVASWRAQRGQDSAAGTLVSLEGHGRADSELDTDTSGTVGWFTTIYPVRVGAGESAIDIDRAENDREAAGRLLAAVDARLGEIPNQGLDYGLLRYAERNAELVAARDPQIQFNYVGRMDISGIDDQPWSLITDGRSLAVPPDSEPDLPLRFGINIGAAVMTTAEGPQLVTNWQWSSNLFTSEDADQLARLWQRSVAALAQALDG; this comes from the coding sequence GTGACCGGTACCGACCAGCAACCGCAGATCGAGGATGTGCTGGCGCTAAGTCCCTTGCAGGAGGGCTTCTTTGCGCTTTCCCAGCTGGCCGATGAGAGCGTCGACCTGTACAGCATGCAGTTCGTTGCAGATATCGAGGGAGAGCTCGACGTCGATCTGCTGCACCGCAGCGCGCAGGCGCTCCTGACACGGCATCCCAATCTGCGCGCCGCATTCTGGGATCGCGGGTTGCCCAAGCCTGTGCAGATCGTGCCTTCGCACGCGGACATCCCGTGGGAGGAGCGTGAGGCACGGACAACGGATTTCGACGACATCGCGTTGGCGGAACGCCGCCGTCCGTTTGATCTGGGCAAGGGTCCGGCGATACGAATCCTGCTTCTCACGGTGCCCGGTGGCGTACATCGCCGGATGATCGTCACCACCCATCACATACTCATGGATGGTTGGGCGATCGCCATCTTCTTCTCCGAGCTGCTCGCTGCGTATCAGGCGGCCGGATCTGTCGACGGATTGCCGACGGTTCGCCCGTACCGTGATTACATCGCGTGGCTCAACGCGCAGGACACCACCGCTGCGACCGAGCGGTGGACGCGCTATCTCGGAACCGTGTCCGGACCACTCATGCTGGCCGATGGTGTTGTCGCCGCACATGAGAGTGTGCCTGAGAAATCGCAATTCCTTTTGACCCCAGCGGAAACCGCGCGTCTTCGTCAGTGGTCGGCCGCTAACGGGCTCACCCTGAACACCGTGACGGCCTTCGCCTGGGCCCTGGTGCTCGGCAGGCTGACGGATCGCACCGATGTGGTGTTCGGCACCATCGTGTCTGGGCGGCCCAAGGAACTTCCCGATGTCGAACGGATGGTCGGGCTTTTCATCAACTCGGTGCCGATGGTGCACCACATCGACTACTCGATGTCGGTCATCGAACAGTGTGCGCAGTTGCAGCGCGAAGCGGCGGCGATGCGTGATATCGGATATCTGAGCCTTTCTGCGCTGCAACGGTCCGAGGGTAGTGCCGCGTTGTTCGACACCCTGTTCGTCTTCGAGAACGCCCCGATCGGCGACGCGGTGCAAGAGGTCGAGATGGCCGACGGTGCCCGCTTCCGCCCGGTGGAGATGGAAAGTTTGGCGCACTATCCGCTAACGGTGGTTTCGCATATGCTTGGCGAATCGCTGTTGGTGATGATCGAGGCGATTCCCGAAGCGCTGCAGTACTTTTCGGGAGCGAGTGTCGGCGAGCGGCTGGTTTCTGTGTTACGTCAATTGCCGGATATCGGCGATGCGACCCCAGGAGCCATTGATGTCCTGACCTCGGGCGAGCGGGTGGAGATTGCCGTCACGGCATCCGCGGCAGATGCGTCAGTGGATTCGGTGTGGAAGCTCTTCGAGCGGCAGGTGATGAGTCAGCCCGATGCCGTCGCCCTGACGACGGGGGCCAAAGAAAGCTACACCTACGCACAGTTGCATGCCGCCGCGTGCAGGTTGGCGAATGAACTCGTCGAACATGGCGTGGGGTCTGAAATGACGGTGGCGCTGGCACTTCCGCGCTCCGTCGAGTCGATTATTGCCATCCTTGGGGTACTGGCCGCCGGTGCGGCATACGTTCCCATCGACATGGGACTACCTGCGGCACGTATCGAATCGATTCTGCGCCAATCTGATCCGAAACTTGTCATCACCATTACCGAGCACGGCGACCTCGTAGGGGCGCAGCACCGGACGGTAGTGCTTGGCGATCCTGCGACCGCGGAGCGGATCTCACATCAGCCTGCGGAGGCTCCTGCTATCTCCAGGCACCCTGACCAGAGCGCCTATCTCATCTTTACCTCCGGATCCACGGGTGAGCCCAAGGGCGTCATCGGCACACACGGTGCGCTGATGAATTACGCTGCCGACCATCGTGATCGGGTCTACCGGCCGGCCACCGCCCGATTGGGGCGCAAGCTTCGGATCGCCCACGCCTGGTCACTGAGCTTCGATGCCTCATGGCAGCCGATGATCGGTCTATTGGACGGGCACTCCGTGCACCTGTTCGATGCCGAGGCCATGCGGGACGCGCACCGACTGGTGCAGGGCATAGTCGAGCACGGCATCGACATGATCGATACCACGCCGTCGATGCTGGCGCAGTTGTCCGCCGCCGGGCTCCTGGATCGGGAGCTTCCCGTGCTGGCGCTGGGTGGCGAGGCCATTGAGGCCGCCTTGTGGAACCGTCTGAGCGCGTTGACCGAGACCGCCGTCTACAACTGCTATGGCCCAACGGAAACCACAGTCGAAGCTGTTGTCGCAGGGGTGAAGGACTATCCGGCGCCCACCATCGGTACGCCGAATCAGGGGATGGCCGGCTATGTGCTGGATTCACGGCTGAGGCCGGTGCCGGATGGAGCCGTGGGCGAGCTGTACCTTGCCGGGGCCCAGCTGGCTCGCGGCTATGCGGGAAAACCGGCGGTGACGGCTAGTGCCTTTGTTGCCGACCCCCAGCGACCTGGGCAACGCATGTACCGGACGGGTGATCTGGTGCGCCGCTTACCTCATGGCGGTTTCGCATATCTGGGCCGGGCCGATTCCCAGGTGAAGATCCGCGGTTACCGGGTCGAGGTCGGCGAGATTGAATCGGCGCTGCGTCTGCAGCCGGGTGTGCAGACCGCCGCAGTGGCAGTGGTGCGCCGCGCCGGCGGCGCGAGCCTCGTGGGATTCATTGTGCCCCAACAGGAACTGGCCCAATTCGATACCACTCGGACTGCGATGAGGCTCGCCGATCGACTGCCGTCGTACATGATGCCATCGCGTTTGGTCGTGCTTGAGCGGCTGCCCGTCACTGTGAATGGCAAATTGGACGGTGACGTGCTTGAGCGGCTTGCGCTGGATGCACTGTCGGGAGGCGGCTCCGGGGGCGACGGGGCACAACCTGCCACCACCACCGAATGCGCGCTGTGTGACTGCTGTGCCGAACTGTTTGACGGAACGGCGCCGGGTATCGATGAAGACTTCTTCTCGCTCGGGGTTGACAGCATCGTGGCGATCTCGTTGGTCAACAAGGCGCGTAAGCGCGACCTGATGATTACCCCGCGGATGGTGTTGGCCGCGCCAACAATTCGACAGCTTGCGGCCCTCATTGACGAACGAGCCGATCGGTCCAACCGTTCTGAAGGCATTGATTCGCTTGCGGGAGAACCCGATTATGGCGAAGTTCCGCCGTTGCCGGTGGTGTCCTGGATGTACGAGAGTGAAACATACCGTCGGCTCTCGCTGTCAGTGCTTGTCCGGCTGCCCGAGGGCATCGACAGTCGGCGGATAGAGCAGATGCTCCAACTGCTTCTTGATGGATTCGCCATGTTGCGGTCGACCCTGGTGGACACCCCCGACGGCCCGCGCGTGGTCACCCGTGAAGCCGGGACGGTGCGTGCCGAGAGCGTGCTCAGCCGCGTGGAACTGCCCGTAGGCGAAGCTGCTCACGCCGCGATCACCGCGGCCGCGCGGGACGCTTTCGATGCGCTGGATCCGCGGTCGGGTGCCATGGTTCGGGCAACCTGGCTCGCGGATGCCGAATCGGGTGACGCCTTGCTGTTGACCGTCCATCATCTGGCGATGGACGTCGTGTCCTGGCACATTGTGTTGGGTTACCTCGCCGACGCGTGGCATGCGGTGGCATCCGGTGGTGTGCCCAAGGCGCCCATGGAATTCACCTCGTATCGTCGGTGGAGTCAGCTGATGCAGCAGCGGGCGCCCAGCGAGGACGTCTCACGGCAACGTGACTACTGGATCACACAAATATCCGGTGCGGATCCGGAACTCGGATCACGGCATGCAGATCCAGCGCGCGACACCTGGGGGACCCTGCAAACCACTTCAGTACCGACACCTGTGGACACCACCGCGCGCCTGTTGGCCTCGCTGAACAAGCCCGAAGGTGTCTATGGATTTCTCTTGGCGGCGCTGGCGGTCACGGTGGCAAGTTGGCGCGCACAGCGTGGGCAGGACTCGGCCGCAGGCACTTTGGTGTCGTTGGAGGGGCACGGCAGGGCCGACTCCGAGTTGGACACCGACACCAGCGGCACCGTGGGCTGGTTCACTACCATCTACCCGGTTCGTGTCGGCGCGGGCGAGTCGGCGATAGACATCGACCGGGCGGAGAACGACCGCGAGGCGGCCGGGCGGCTCTTGGCGGCGGTTGACGCGCGTCTCGGCGAGATCCCGAATCAGGGACTGGACTATGGCTTGCTCCGCTATGCGGAGCGCAATGCTGAGCTGGTCGCGGCACGGGATCCGCAGATCCAGTTCAATTACGTGGGCCGGATGGATATCAGCGGGATCGATGACCAGCCGTGGTCCCTCATCACGGATGGGCGAAGCCTCGCTGTGCCTCCGGACTCCGAACCGGATCTACCCCTGCGATTCGGCATCAACATCGGCGCTGCGGTGATGACGACCGCCGAGGGGCCTCAGTTGGTCACCAACTGGCAGTGGAGCTCAAACCTTTTCACCTCGGAAGATGCCGACCAGCTGGCGCGGCTGTGGCAACGAAGCGTTGCCGCACTGGCTCAGGCACTCGACGGATAG